The Rana temporaria chromosome 4 unlocalized genomic scaffold, aRanTem1.1 chr4rx, whole genome shotgun sequence genome includes a window with the following:
- the LOC120921793 gene encoding uncharacterized protein LOC120921793, which translates to MPNLSLLITEPMGRRLLLITEPMGRRLLLLITEPMGRRLLLITDPMGRRLLLITEPMGRRLLLLITDPMGRPPPPHHRSHGKTSPLLLITDPMGKLLLLITDPMGRRLLLLITEPMGRRLLLLITEPMGRLLITDPMGRRLLLITEPMGRRLLLITEPMGRLLSSSSQSPWEDVSSSSSQSPWEDVSSSSQSPWEDFSSSSSQIPWEDVSSSSSQSPWEDFSSPPHHRAHGKTSPLLITEPMGRRLLLLITEPMGRRLLLLITEPMGRLHLLITEPMGTLLLSSIQSPWEHFSSPNHRAHGNSSPLLLITEPMGRLLITEPMGTLLLSSSSQSPWEDS; encoded by the exons atGCCTAATCTCTCTTTGCTCATCACAGAGCCCATGGGAAGACGTCTCCTCCTCATCACAGAGCCCATGGGAAgacgtctcctcctcctcatcacagAGCCCATGGGAAGACGTCTCCTCCTCATCACAGATCCCATGGGAAGACGTCTCCTCCTCATCACAGAGCCCATGGGAAGACGTCTCCTCCTGCTCATCACAGATCCCATGGgaagacctcctcctcctcatcacagATCCCATGGGAAGacgtctcctctcctcctcatcACAGATCCCATGGGAAAACTTCTCCTCCTCATCACAGATCCCATGGGAAgacgtctcctcctcctcatcacagAGCCCATGGGAAGACGTCTCCTCCTTCTCATCACAGAGCCCATGGGAAGACTTCTCATCACAGATCCCATGGGAAGACGTCTCCTCCTCATCACAGAGCCCATGGGAAGACGTCTCCTCCTCATCACAGAGCCCATGGGAAGACTTCTCTCCTCCTCATCACAGAGCCCATGGGAAgacgtctcctcctcctcatcacagAGCCCATGGGAAGATGTCTCCTCCTCATCACAGAGTCCATGGGAAGActtctcctcctcatcatcacagaTCCCATGGGAAgacgtctcctcctcctcatcacagAGCCCATGGGAagacttctcctctcctcctcatcACAGAGCCCATGGGAAGACGTCTCCTCTCCTCATCACAGAGCCCATGGGAAGACGTCTCCTCCTTCTCATCACAGAGCCCATGGGAAgacgtctcctcctcctcatcacag AGCCCATGGGAAGACTTCACCTCCTCATCACAGAGCCCATGGGAACACTTCTCCTCTCCTCAATACAGAGCCCATGGGAACACTTCTCCTCTCCTAATCACAGAGCCCATGGgaattcttctcctctcctcctaatcACAGAGCCCATGGGAAGACTTCTCATCACCGAGCCCATGGGAacacttctcctctcctcctcatcACAGAGCCCATGGGAAGACTCCTAA